One Glycine soja cultivar W05 chromosome 7, ASM419377v2, whole genome shotgun sequence genomic window, aatatgtttttataagGAAATTGCAAGGAGTTTAGGCAGGCCATGTAATTTGTAAGGAAATTGCCTTATGTCCAATTTGTTATATCACTCATTATTCCCAATTactccttattttcattttcgatttaaatatatttttaatcttataaattttaattattttttctctaaatttaaatgtgaaattttagtcctcagtttaaaaaaatgtgctttaattaattttttacgataaaaaatattataataaattgtgCATCCAAATCCCAAAAATCAAttaagaagaacaaaaatgataatttcttaaaattgaacactaaaaaactaaattcaaatttagGAAACCAAAATCAACAATGACCCAAAATTAGtttgagagataaaaaaaaaaacatattgaagTGGAATTTTGCATAAAATCATGCACTGAAGGTGCACGATAACCAATATTTGAAAGAAGATAAAGAAACATGCTATAAAAGAGGTAgagtttttcttcctttttttgttttacagaAAAAAAGACGTAGGGTTTTATGAAGTGAATAAAAAATCAACAGTAGTATTGAcgaaatgaaaaaaagatgTTAGAGCTTgaacttctaaaaaaaaactataaaaagacAGTtctattattgttaattactattgactaaacatttatttatttatttaaaataattaaattaaattttgttcttttcttataCTTTGTACGTTCCTacaaaaattctttcaaatgagTTTGCTTGAAACCTCAAAAATTTTAGATAAGATTCTGATTTAGTCATATGTACATATTAGCTCGTAgatattacttttcttaatagttggattttattttacccatgattttttcattttgttatttgcTAGTAATTTTGTCGTCAATATCTTTGGGAAATTTCATTGAAAGCTCAAATAAAAGTAACTTTGACTCCATTGCTTTTGTGACATTATAAATTTCGGTGACTATGAATCAGGGCATGTATATTATTTTGGTTTCAGGCTTTGAGCTTTCAACATAAATTAGGAGATGGCTCGGACCAGTCTTTCTTCTTTATCAATACCTTTTCTTATTCTGCTGATAATAACCTTTACTTTCTTTGCACAGCTTGCTCCAGTTAGTGCAGGTTTGTCTATCTCATTGAAAGATACATGCAAAGATATGTATCatgtaaaaaagtataaaaagtatgtatgtatgtatgtatcgTAGAATCACAATCACTACTCGAGCTTTCACCAGCTTATATTTAATGTTTGGTTATATAGTCCACGTAGGTGTTTAATATGTAAAAAGTAAACTTTCATGAATGTGGAAACATATATTACATCTTGAAGAGGTAACAATatgttgtcatttgaatttgcagaTCTGAAGATGAAAAAATTGGGTCCCATGCAAAATCCACCTCCTTCACCTAGTCATTCTGATGGACCTAAACATGGACGTTGATGCTactaaaaaatgtgttatttacGTTGATAATTCTACCTgtattaattaattgagaaatgtgttaaaaaaaatatgttgttagTGTTGGAATCCCACGTTGCATTCACGTCCCAtgttcccttttttattttattattttggaacatttagttattttgaatttggtccattttccatccacattcatcccatatctttgcaaatatatttgcaaccactttcagtaacaaatcacgtacCCATCATTTATCTCACGTACCCATCATTTATTTCACGTCTGATAACTTCCTATCTCACGTTCTGATAACAAGTTAAGAGCTCTgtgatggacagactctataaataggatggggtgctctcagttttgtatcaccaaacccacttctctattcagaaaaatacatcatctattcagagtgagtaagggtctggaagaacaaaactgtCTTTCAGGTTCGTGTGTACGCCGCTTCCCGTTCAatttgcaatggctggaggtacgctcgtaattctttttaatttccgttgtttgatctaaatatgctatttaaatttatttgcatgtttagatcaatgtatgtatatttttacatttggtatcagagcctataTGTACCTCTGTCTTGCTTATTGGTCATTCCTATGCGGAGTTTATTTTCTGAGTATATGGGTGTTATGTTTTAAGCCTCCTTAATTCAAACTAACATCAAAATTAGGAATGATATGAGTTTTCTAACTTTTCTATGATTTAAAACGTATTTTTGGGTGTCTAAAATGCATATAATGATGTGGGTTTTTCGAAATTgaggtaataattttttttttatttttttaccccCGCTGGAGGTTGAAGACAAAGTCTTGCAGGTTTTGTTTACTGTCTTGGAATTGTTAATgtacattttaaattaacaatattaCACAAAGCACGAGCTGGTCCAGTGGTGGATGTGATGTATATTACCTCTCTTTTATGGGTTCGAATCTCAGTGAAAGCTTTTTCTTCCTTGTTTTCgttttttgattaattaaaaggaACGCGAAAACGTTTTGGGTTGATTTCAAACCCTCACCCTACAAGCATGAAAAGGACTCCCTTTGACGCTAAGCTACTgcaatttaattgtttattaactGCAGTTCATGTGTATTTATAACTTAGGAAGGATAAATCATTTATGCACAAACTATTTAAAATTGTGTGTCTCTTAAGTTATGCTGAACAtgcaatattatgttaaatactgGTATGCATTGGATTTAATCCTTGAAAGTTTATTACATGTTGAATGAATATACGTGCAATGTTATTggtatacatgtaatttttatgattcaatattgagcacatttgcattattaagtatgtttatgcaaggattattttttaatgttaagtgattaatataattttattaaattagagaatagccacaacatctttaattgagtaaaattatatactaaatttataatcacattagaaatattaattgtgattaatcatatataatgtgatgaaatctacccacaggaattttgttatatttgtatgattaattaggataaaatattaaattatatttcttaatttacccacaggaattaaggaaaagaacatgatttaatagttttatcataaagttgcATGATGAATCTAATTGAGTAGGACTTTAACCCACAGGCAAGTTTTGTGTCACTagattcatatattgagacatgATTTGCATTGACAAAACATGGCATTTGTTTAGTCTAATGagcatgtgtgtttgtttgcagtttcacaatctatgaatatttcttgtgaccttccaattttgaaaggtgataattataaggtttggaAGCAAAGAGTTCTCCTTCATTTGGGCTGGATGGATATtgactatgctataaggaaggATGAGCCACCGGCTATTACTGAAACTAGCGAACCTGATGCTGTTGATCTTTATGAAAAGTGGGAGAGATCTAATCGTCTCTCCGTTATGTTCATAAAAACCAACATATCCGCTAGTATCTGGGGTTCAGTTGACCAGCATGATAAGGTCAGAGATCTGTTGAAAGCCATTGATGAACAGTTTACGACCTCTGAGAAGTCGCTTGCTAGCACACTCATTATGCAATTCTCTTCCATTAAGCTTACTGGAACGAGGGGTGTGCGTGAACATATCATGTGCTTAAGGGACATAGTGGCTCAGTTGAAAACCCTGGAAGTTACCATGTCTGAATCCTTCCTGgtacatttcattttgtgcacCCTACCTCAACAGTATACACCCTTCAAAatctcctacaacacacataaggataaatggtctattaatgaattgatgaccatgtgtgttcaagaagaggagagattgataatggaagagggtgagaaggtaaatttgactacttctacttctggaaaggataggaagaagtctgtaggcaccaataaaggaaagattccgactcaaccaacaattaaaaaggagtcaAAGTGTTTCTTCTGTAAAAAGAAAGGACAAATGAAGAAGGACTGccccaaatttaaaagttggtttgagaagaaaggtacacCATTTGCCTTtgtttgttatgaatctaatatgattaatgtgaatcataatacatggtggattaactctggttctacaatccatgtttctaataccttgcagggtatggaaagcctaaggaagccagtgggaagtgagcagtgcatctactcagggagtaggatgagctcacatgtagaggccattggaacgtgcgtcttagttttaagtagtggctttaaattacatttggagaaagttttttatgttcctagtttctgtaaaaacttaatttctgtttctaaacttgcacctttgggattttattttaattttacagactttggttttaatttactaaataaatctGAAATTATTGGTTGTGGTCAATTGGTTGATGGTCTTTATTCGATTGAATTGCAAAATGACGCTACTTCTATGCACGTTTCTGTTGGGTTAAAACGATGTATTGTGAATGAAGAATCCTCTATGTTGTGGCaccggagattaggacatatctctattgaaagaatcaagcgattagtaaatgaaggagtacttagtactttggatttcgttgattttgagacttgtgtagattgcattaagggtaagcaaactaacaagtctaaaaagggtgcaaagaggagttctaatttattagaaatcatacatacagacatatgttgtccagacatggatgcaaatagtccgaaatacttcataacctttatagattattattcacgatatatgtatctctacttacttcattctaagaatgaagctttagatgcctttaaagtttttaaggctgaagttgagaaacaatgtggaaaacaaattaagatcgtgagatcagatagaggtggggagtactatggtagatacacagaggatggacaagcaccaggttcatttgtgaaatttcttcaagaacatgggattgttgcccaatacactatgcctggttctccggatcagaatggtgtggcagaacGACGAAATTGAACCTTATTAGACATGGTGAGAAGCATGAGGAGTAATGTAAAGCTTCCTCAATTTTTGTGGATTGATGCTTTTAAGACGGCTGCGTATATATTAAACCGagttccaaccaaggctgtctcaaagacaccttttgagttattcaagggttggaaaccaagtttgtgacatatacgcgtttggggatgcccgtctgaagtaagaatttataatccacaagaaaagaaactagaccctaagactattactgggtatttcattggatatgctgaaaggtctaaagggtataggttctattgtccatcccacaacactaggattgtggaatcaaggaattcaaagtttcttgaaaatgacttgatcagtgggagtgatcaatttcaGAACATTTCTTCTGAAAGGGATCACTATGAAGCTTAACCTTCTAGGACAAGTAATAGGTTGGTAGTCATTCCCACCCCTCAAGTTAAAATGGGTGTTAGACAACCAGTGATTGAAGTTCCACAAGCTGTTGAAAGTGATCATGTAGATCAAGTTGTTTGTGAGgaacaacatgatgatattgaacaaactggtgaagaaccagttgaacaagttcctcagcaagatgaccaaacaacattaagaagatctactagaataaaaaagacagcaattcctagtgattatgtagtgtacctataagaatcagactacaacattggagtcgaaaatgatcctgagacgttttcacaagccatgagttctaaggaatcaaatttgtggtataatgctatgagggatgagatggattctatggcatctaaccaagtttgggatctcgttgagttgcctgttggtgtaaaagccatcggatgtagatgggtcttcaaaacaaagaaagactcaaaaggcaacattgagagacataaggcaagacttgttgctaaaggattcactcaaagagaaggaatcgattacagagagaccttttcccctgtatctaagaaagactctcttcgagtaattttggcattagtagctcattttgatcttgagttgcatcaaatggatgtgaaaacgacGTTCTTGAATAGTGATCTAGAAgaagaggtttacatgaaacaacctgagggattcttatctagtgttggtgagcacttaatctgcaagcttaataagtccatctatggattgaaacaagcctcccgccaatggtatttaaaatttcatgaggtcatttcttcatttagct contains:
- the LOC114419196 gene encoding uncharacterized protein LOC114419196 produces the protein MAGVSQSMNISCDLPILKGDNYKVWKQRVLLHLGWMDIDYAIRKDEPPAITETSEPDAVDLYEKWERSNRLSVMFIKTNISASIWGSVDQHDKVRDLLKAIDEQFTTSEKSLASTLIMQFSSIKLTGTRGVREHIMCLRDIVAQLKTLEVTMSESFLVHFILCTLPQQYTPFKISYNTHKDKWSINELMTMCVQEEERLIMEEGEKVNLTTSTSGKDRKKSVGTNKGKIPTQPTIKKESKCFFCKKKGQMKKDCPKFKSWFEKKGYGKPKEASGK